The following are encoded in a window of Rubellicoccus peritrichatus genomic DNA:
- a CDS encoding AraC family transcriptional regulator encodes MNIYESFGDLIASEYTYKAHGTYGPRIHYELRLVYPYTGYADVRIDDVWHHVEQGQMIFLLPGTEEEYLFASECESSIGWCAVLNPQPRDSLVAALAHLPAVHTCSERFKELAHMAEAMYPANLAGELEVYYAIIQTMFCEFFRIADYQEGQKSQMHPAVKRGVWYIEKHFHEALDVPQIARHAGVSPQHLVRIFKRDLNISPAALLWETRCEHAARMLRNTGFSASEIAYRCGFANPNHFSRVFKAHYNGVPPAAYRRSVWSAKP; translated from the coding sequence ATGAACATTTATGAGTCTTTTGGCGATCTTATAGCATCAGAATATACCTATAAGGCTCATGGGACGTATGGTCCGAGAATCCATTATGAGCTGCGTCTTGTCTATCCTTACACCGGTTATGCCGATGTGCGAATTGACGATGTCTGGCATCATGTTGAGCAAGGACAGATGATTTTTCTACTGCCTGGAACCGAGGAGGAATACTTGTTTGCAAGTGAGTGTGAGTCCAGCATCGGTTGGTGTGCCGTCCTGAATCCGCAACCGCGGGACTCGCTTGTAGCAGCTTTGGCTCACTTGCCGGCAGTACACACTTGCAGTGAACGCTTTAAAGAACTGGCCCATATGGCGGAAGCCATGTATCCGGCAAATCTCGCTGGAGAGCTAGAGGTCTACTACGCAATAATACAGACGATGTTTTGCGAGTTTTTTCGTATTGCAGATTATCAGGAAGGGCAGAAATCACAAATGCATCCTGCGGTTAAAAGGGGAGTTTGGTATATTGAAAAACACTTTCATGAAGCCCTGGATGTACCACAGATCGCCAGGCATGCGGGAGTCAGTCCGCAGCATCTGGTTCGCATTTTCAAGCGGGACTTGAATATCAGCCCCGCCGCCTTGCTATGGGAAACGCGCTGTGAACACGCCGCTCGGATGTTACGCAACACAGGCTTTAGTGCATCTGAGATTGCTTACCGCTGTGGCTTTGCAAATCCCAATCATTTTTCACGTGTCTTCAAAGCACATTACAATGGTGTTCCCCCCGCTGCCTACCGGCGCAGTGTTTGGAGCGCGAAGCCGTAG
- the dapA gene encoding 4-hydroxy-tetrahydrodipicolinate synthase, producing the protein MKTNQFSGVMTALITPMQDGAVDYQGLNTLVEQQIAGGINGLVAVGTTGESPTLSHEEHSEVIRSVAETTAGRVPVLAGAGSNSTIEAVSLTKKADSTNGVDGTLHVAPYYNKPSQEGLFLHFSAIAEATEKPVILYSIPGRCGIEIDVDTCARLYEKYPNVCGIKEAGGTPERVSALRQALGDDYQIVSGDDSQTLPFISCGAIGVISVASNLVVGDLVAMVQAALTGERSGAEKLHRKYYPLFKTLFIEPNPVPVKVAMHRAGMIGSPEVRLPLCPMSADNKTELLNVLNQLGL; encoded by the coding sequence ATGAAGACAAATCAATTTTCCGGTGTAATGACCGCCTTGATCACCCCCATGCAAGATGGAGCTGTGGACTATCAAGGCTTGAACACGCTGGTCGAACAGCAAATCGCAGGTGGAATCAATGGTTTGGTGGCTGTTGGGACGACTGGCGAGTCTCCCACGCTCAGCCATGAGGAGCATAGTGAAGTAATCCGCTCCGTGGCGGAAACAACGGCGGGACGCGTACCTGTTTTGGCAGGAGCTGGGTCGAACAGCACGATCGAAGCCGTTTCACTGACGAAAAAGGCTGATAGCACCAATGGAGTCGATGGCACCCTGCACGTGGCCCCATACTACAACAAGCCCAGCCAGGAAGGCCTTTTTCTCCACTTCAGCGCCATTGCCGAGGCAACTGAGAAGCCCGTCATTTTATATTCAATTCCAGGTCGCTGCGGTATCGAAATCGACGTCGACACCTGCGCCCGACTCTATGAAAAGTATCCCAATGTTTGTGGAATCAAGGAAGCTGGCGGCACTCCGGAGCGTGTTTCTGCTCTTCGTCAGGCACTAGGAGATGACTATCAAATTGTTTCCGGTGATGACAGCCAAACGCTTCCCTTTATCTCATGCGGCGCAATTGGTGTCATCAGTGTGGCCTCAAATCTGGTTGTGGGTGACCTGGTCGCGATGGTTCAGGCAGCACTGACTGGAGAGCGTTCGGGCGCCGAGAAGCTCCATCGCAAGTATTACCCGCTCTTCAAGACACTGTTCATTGAGCCCAATCCTGTTCCTGTTAAGGTGGCCATGCACCGGGCTGGCATGATCGGTTCTCCAGAAGTGAGACTCCCCCTCTGCCCAATGTCAGCTGATAATAAAACTGAACTGCTCAATGTTTTAAATCAGCTCGGACTTTAA
- the dapB gene encoding 4-hydroxy-tetrahydrodipicolinate reductase: MPLKILLNGCAGRMGQAIAAVAQDSDCEIFASCDAGDDPSAAIADCDVVVEFSMHKVTPAIVKLAAEHGKPVVIGTTGHSSEEREAILAHTKTIPIVWAGNYSIGVNVLFWLTRKAAEILGPDYNPEIIEMHHRHKLDAPSGTAERLIEVVRDGRKIGQERISHGREGIVGVRQKNEIGVHALRGGSVVGEHEVIFAGEGERVSLSHSAGDRKIFALGALRAAHWSKGKTPGLYRMEDVLGLV, encoded by the coding sequence ATGCCCTTAAAAATCTTACTGAATGGCTGTGCGGGACGTATGGGTCAGGCTATTGCCGCTGTGGCTCAGGATTCCGACTGCGAAATATTTGCCTCCTGCGACGCAGGTGATGATCCTTCAGCAGCGATTGCAGACTGTGACGTGGTGGTGGAATTTTCCATGCACAAAGTAACTCCGGCGATTGTCAAACTCGCGGCTGAACATGGAAAACCTGTCGTCATTGGCACAACGGGCCATAGTTCCGAGGAACGCGAAGCGATCCTGGCTCACACAAAGACCATTCCCATTGTATGGGCTGGAAACTACTCTATTGGTGTCAATGTCCTCTTTTGGTTGACCAGGAAGGCTGCCGAAATCCTCGGCCCCGATTACAATCCTGAAATCATTGAAATGCACCACCGCCACAAGCTTGATGCACCAAGCGGCACTGCTGAACGTCTGATCGAAGTCGTCCGTGATGGCCGTAAAATCGGCCAGGAGCGCATCAGTCACGGGCGCGAAGGCATAGTCGGCGTCAGACAGAAAAACGAAATAGGTGTCCACGCCCTGCGCGGCGGTAGTGTTGTCGGCGAACATGAAGTAATCTTTGCGGGAGAAGGTGAACGGGTCAGCCTAAGTCACAGCGCTGGTGATCGGAAGATTTTCGCCCTCGGCGCCCTTCGAGCCGCCCACTGGTCGAAAGGCAAAACGCCCGGTCTCTATCGCATGGAAGACGTCCTGGGTCTGGTCTAA
- a CDS encoding MaoC family dehydratase yields MPESTPAEAHASIKQYNTEDWMYEDFVIGVKDRSIRRTISEGEAMMFNSMVLDMHPYVGDEKFAKEDGLFGKRLVAGAQVFAYGLGLMANNNVNTFSYGYDKLRFIKPVFIGDTIYTIRTHLEKRPKYAEMGLIRVSYEVFKGDGELALYAEHLQTVKYRNPKDWADKIEK; encoded by the coding sequence ATGCCAGAATCAACTCCAGCAGAAGCGCATGCTTCGATTAAGCAATACAACACCGAAGACTGGATGTATGAGGACTTCGTCATCGGAGTCAAAGACCGCTCGATACGCCGAACCATTTCGGAAGGTGAAGCCATGATGTTCAACTCAATGGTTCTCGACATGCACCCATATGTTGGCGACGAAAAATTCGCCAAAGAAGACGGCCTCTTTGGCAAACGACTTGTGGCGGGAGCTCAAGTCTTTGCCTATGGACTGGGGTTAATGGCCAATAACAACGTAAACACATTCAGCTACGGCTACGACAAACTGCGTTTCATCAAACCAGTCTTTATCGGAGACACGATCTACACCATACGCACCCATCTTGAGAAACGTCCGAAGTATGCTGAGATGGGGCTCATTCGTGTCAGTTACGAAGTGTTCAAGGGTGATGGAGAACTCGCACTCTACGCCGAGCACCTTCAAACCGTGAAGTATCGGAACCCCAAAGACTGGGCCGATAAAATCGAAAAGTAA
- a CDS encoding TIGR02597 family protein: MKALINRFSRTSLLILTTLSLGVILPNALFASGSVCFSQGYVEVDVLAGSDTLVSIPFHRSVEHVGTLAAVPAQSNGEAVLSAAGDDPEWETDAYNDLYFVRFIDGSLQGLCFTVVSNDSSVLTVDDLGADFSGLTAGVKFELIPYWTLETLFPPAEDNGLTPSTGKLTFQRKTQLLYPNLAGTGINLSVSAVYFFTTNDGWLEDTSGFPDASNVIIYPDTYIIIRQPSSVADTSISLSGSVDMHPLTTSLATEVGTKQDNFVSLNRPIPVTLAQSGLASGFVESTGKLSFQRKDELLVFDNTTAATNRSASKIFFMTGGSWFEDTSGFPNADSFLIQPGSAMIVRKAANDGDTDFAVTTAPY; the protein is encoded by the coding sequence ATGAAAGCTCTCATAAATCGTTTTAGCCGCACAAGTCTGCTCATTCTAACGACTCTATCCTTGGGTGTGATTTTGCCAAATGCTTTGTTTGCATCTGGAAGCGTTTGCTTTTCGCAGGGCTATGTTGAGGTCGATGTCTTAGCGGGTTCCGATACTCTCGTTTCGATTCCATTCCACCGTAGTGTCGAGCACGTCGGGACATTGGCTGCCGTTCCAGCTCAGTCCAATGGTGAGGCCGTCCTTAGCGCTGCCGGAGATGATCCAGAGTGGGAAACAGATGCTTATAATGATCTATACTTTGTACGCTTCATTGATGGATCGCTTCAAGGGCTTTGCTTTACCGTCGTATCAAATGATAGTAGCGTGCTTACGGTTGACGATCTTGGAGCGGATTTTTCCGGCCTGACCGCTGGTGTGAAATTTGAGCTGATTCCTTATTGGACCTTGGAAACGCTCTTTCCCCCCGCTGAAGATAACGGACTCACCCCCTCGACCGGCAAACTTACTTTTCAGCGCAAGACACAGTTGCTTTATCCCAACCTCGCTGGAACCGGGATCAATTTATCCGTTTCCGCTGTTTACTTTTTTACGACGAATGATGGATGGCTCGAGGACACTAGTGGTTTTCCAGACGCCAGTAATGTGATTATTTACCCCGATACCTATATTATTATTCGTCAACCCTCGTCAGTAGCTGACACCAGTATTAGCCTTTCAGGTTCAGTCGATATGCACCCTTTGACGACCAGCCTCGCCACAGAAGTGGGGACGAAACAGGATAATTTTGTATCCTTGAATCGTCCTATTCCCGTGACTCTGGCTCAAAGTGGGCTGGCCAGTGGATTTGTGGAATCGACCGGCAAACTGTCTTTTCAGCGCAAAGATGAATTGCTAGTCTTTGATAATACAACCGCCGCAACGAACCGTTCGGCATCAAAAATATTCTTCATGACGGGCGGCTCATGGTTCGAAGATACATCTGGCTTTCCAAACGCAGATAGTTTCCTAATACAACCCGGGTCAGCTATGATTGTTCGAAAAGCGGCTAATGACGGTGACACGGATTTTGCTGTAACAACTGCGCCTTATTGA
- a CDS encoding alpha-L-fucosidase, producing the protein MADPIPDQNNIKLVSTEGTGEQRLSLEKLQAYMQWQYGMFIHWGMSTFDGMDLSACEPIGTYNPTDLNVDEWISVARDAGMRYAVLTAKHVAGHALWPSAYGDYSVKNSSVTTDVVGAFTNACREKGIKAGIYYCAWDNTNLFGMQVTKDWKQYAYGMTRTNDAYREFMWNQCDELIDNYSPDLLWVDMPKVLPLDKRYELYERITNRKPEIYFGYNHSCQNGTEFDPTFAWPSDFMTLERNIPNAHNGHAKQDYFQWKEVLGKNYYIPGETNDTIGREWFYHEDDAVRSDKELLGMYMATTGRNVNFLLNCPPDKRGRMPQRWIDALTRLRKNIDLLNLD; encoded by the coding sequence ATGGCTGACCCAATCCCAGACCAGAACAACATCAAACTTGTATCCACTGAAGGAACAGGAGAGCAACGCCTGAGCCTCGAAAAACTCCAGGCCTATATGCAGTGGCAGTATGGCATGTTTATCCACTGGGGCATGTCTACTTTCGACGGCATGGACCTTAGCGCCTGCGAACCCATAGGGACATACAACCCTACCGATTTGAATGTTGACGAGTGGATCTCCGTTGCACGTGACGCCGGAATGCGCTACGCAGTCCTTACAGCAAAGCACGTAGCAGGCCACGCACTCTGGCCCAGTGCATATGGGGACTATTCCGTGAAGAACAGCAGCGTCACCACTGATGTCGTTGGTGCCTTCACCAACGCATGCCGCGAGAAAGGCATTAAGGCTGGGATCTACTATTGCGCATGGGACAACACCAACCTCTTTGGCATGCAGGTCACGAAAGACTGGAAGCAATATGCCTATGGTATGACCAGGACCAATGATGCTTATCGCGAATTCATGTGGAACCAGTGTGACGAATTGATCGACAACTACTCCCCTGACCTGCTCTGGGTCGACATGCCTAAGGTTTTGCCACTGGACAAACGTTATGAACTCTACGAACGCATAACGAACAGGAAACCCGAAATTTATTTTGGCTACAACCATTCCTGCCAGAACGGCACAGAGTTTGACCCTACGTTTGCATGGCCGTCGGACTTTATGACGCTGGAGCGGAATATCCCTAATGCCCACAACGGTCACGCGAAACAGGACTACTTCCAGTGGAAAGAAGTCCTTGGTAAAAACTATTACATACCAGGTGAAACCAATGACACCATTGGACGAGAATGGTTTTACCACGAAGACGATGCTGTCCGTTCCGACAAGGAACTTCTCGGCATGTATATGGCAACGACAGGCCGCAACGTAAATTTCCTCCTGAACTGCCCTCCTGACAAACGAGGCCGCATGCCGCAGCGCTGGATTGATGCACTGACCCGACTCCGCAAGAACATCGACCTTCTGAATCTTGATTGA
- a CDS encoding PEP-CTERM sorting domain-containing protein, whose translation MNKVRIFIVVSALCAAFAAINTAQAIVSFQGQFANFFESNTTTDLPLGVAGVFVVDKNGDGFGNTTSIVGSVLTTGNSIAGADNEILNVVMSEALDQTGFNISTTAVTLGDGIDVGDEVGFFFFESLIPNATVTIGSEYGFFRTDSVLTASGADAAWVIPSDGSTVNISAFLNSLTPGSGIDDVTFSTTLTAVPEPSTYVAIVGIGVLAFTAYRRRRA comes from the coding sequence ATGAATAAAGTTAGGATTTTTATAGTCGTGAGTGCTTTGTGCGCCGCGTTTGCGGCGATTAACACCGCTCAAGCTATTGTATCGTTTCAAGGACAATTCGCGAATTTTTTTGAAAGTAATACCACAACTGATCTGCCTTTAGGCGTTGCCGGTGTTTTTGTTGTGGATAAAAACGGAGATGGATTTGGCAATACCACTTCTATTGTTGGTTCGGTTCTGACAACTGGTAATAGCATCGCCGGTGCAGATAATGAAATTTTGAATGTAGTTATGTCTGAAGCTTTGGATCAGACGGGTTTCAATATTTCAACGACGGCTGTAACTTTAGGCGATGGTATCGATGTTGGCGATGAGGTAGGTTTCTTCTTTTTTGAATCCCTGATTCCAAACGCCACAGTCACTATTGGGAGTGAATATGGTTTCTTTAGAACTGATTCGGTTCTTACTGCCAGTGGTGCTGATGCTGCTTGGGTGATTCCGTCGGATGGGAGTACTGTCAATATTTCCGCGTTTCTGAATTCTCTTACACCTGGGAGTGGTATTGATGATGTAACTTTTTCTACGACACTGACAGCAGTACCGGAGCCATCCACTTACGTGGCCATTGTAGGAATCGGTGTTTTAGCTTTCACGGCATACCGCCGTCGTCGTGCCTGA
- a CDS encoding PilT/PilU family type 4a pilus ATPase, with protein sequence MSETTELFNSLLQLAVENGASDIHIKTDKPAFLRLHGKLEPVDMDAMTDDQIREFIEASVPDQFFEDWKRDLQIDYCYDLKHLNLGRFRVNGFYQRGQPSMVFRHVNEHPPTFEELNHDPTVFEELAGRHDGIILLCGPTGSGKSSTLAALLDHINQNYDKHIVTLEDPIEFNYTDQKSIINQREIGIDAPSFSMGLKAVLRQDPDIILIGEMRDAATFETALHAAETGHLVFGTLHAANAQQAVQRLFEFFPVDQQPMMRRQIAGALVATVTQKLIPGMDGGRVPAVEIFVADKLAQSIIEEGEFEKILSVIENADESSGSKSFNKDIYRLIKNGLVSKQDGLDFSPNPKALEMNLKGIFLSTGGLVG encoded by the coding sequence ATGTCAGAAACAACTGAACTCTTTAACAGTCTCCTCCAACTAGCCGTTGAAAACGGTGCCAGTGATATCCATATTAAGACGGATAAACCGGCTTTTCTCCGACTTCACGGTAAACTTGAGCCGGTCGACATGGATGCCATGACGGATGATCAGATCAGGGAATTTATTGAGGCTTCTGTCCCGGACCAATTTTTTGAGGACTGGAAGCGTGACCTGCAAATTGACTACTGTTACGACCTTAAGCATTTGAATTTGGGCCGTTTTCGCGTCAACGGGTTTTATCAGCGTGGTCAGCCCAGTATGGTATTTCGGCATGTTAATGAGCATCCACCTACATTTGAGGAATTGAATCATGACCCCACGGTTTTTGAGGAGTTAGCAGGCAGGCATGATGGCATCATTCTCTTATGTGGTCCGACAGGCTCAGGTAAGAGCTCCACTCTGGCTGCCTTGCTCGACCATATTAACCAGAATTACGACAAGCATATCGTCACGCTAGAGGACCCGATTGAGTTCAATTACACGGATCAGAAATCGATTATCAATCAACGTGAGATTGGTATTGATGCCCCTTCATTCTCCATGGGGCTCAAAGCTGTGCTGCGTCAGGACCCGGATATCATTCTGATTGGTGAGATGCGAGATGCCGCCACCTTCGAGACAGCATTGCATGCCGCTGAGACGGGTCACCTTGTCTTTGGCACACTGCACGCCGCCAATGCACAGCAGGCTGTTCAACGTCTGTTCGAGTTTTTCCCGGTTGATCAGCAGCCAATGATGCGTCGTCAGATTGCGGGTGCACTTGTCGCAACCGTTACCCAGAAACTGATTCCAGGAATGGATGGAGGCCGCGTTCCTGCTGTCGAAATATTTGTTGCAGATAAACTGGCCCAATCGATTATTGAGGAAGGTGAATTTGAGAAAATTCTTTCAGTGATTGAAAATGCTGATGAGTCTTCCGGCTCGAAGAGCTTTAACAAGGATATCTATCGACTGATTAAAAACGGCCTGGTTTCCAAACAGGATGGACTGGATTTCTCGCCAAACCCGAAGGCGTTGGAAATGAACCTGAAGGGCATCTTCCTCAGTACTGGAGGTTTGGTCGGATAA
- the ruvA gene encoding Holliday junction branch migration protein RuvA, whose translation MIVTISGKLIEATPLQAIIETGGIGYEVNIPVTTAERLPDIGATVRLHTLSVYREDSATLFGFAEREERDFFRLLVEKVSGVGPRIALSIMSRLSLTLLRGAIMNGDAALLSKCPGIGKKTAERLIIELRDKIGAVSVAPTGSSSTPVTGAAAPSAQQDAIDALMALGYKPADADKAVRKAVEAAGKNAATEELVRLALS comes from the coding sequence ATGATCGTTACCATATCCGGCAAACTGATTGAAGCGACACCGCTTCAAGCTATTATCGAAACGGGAGGCATCGGATATGAGGTCAATATTCCGGTCACAACGGCAGAGCGCCTCCCGGATATTGGCGCAACAGTTCGACTGCACACCTTGTCCGTTTATCGAGAAGATTCAGCCACACTATTCGGCTTTGCTGAACGTGAAGAACGCGACTTCTTCCGACTTCTGGTTGAGAAGGTTTCCGGAGTTGGACCACGCATTGCACTCAGTATCATGAGCCGTCTCTCGCTTACCTTATTACGAGGAGCGATTATGAATGGTGATGCCGCCCTTCTTTCGAAATGCCCGGGCATCGGGAAAAAAACGGCCGAACGCCTCATCATTGAACTTCGTGACAAGATTGGTGCCGTAAGTGTTGCTCCAACTGGCTCATCAAGTACGCCCGTAACTGGAGCTGCGGCACCCTCTGCCCAGCAGGATGCCATTGATGCCTTAATGGCTTTAGGTTACAAACCCGCAGATGCCGACAAGGCAGTCAGAAAAGCCGTCGAGGCCGCTGGCAAAAATGCCGCAACCGAAGAGCTGGTCCGCTTAGCTCTCTCTTAA
- a CDS encoding fatty acid cis/trans isomerase has protein sequence MKHPVSKALGGILAFFVLLVSTLVLLYNFGPDFKPKWDPYVHKPVNEAKVISPRALENDVYLSQIQPIFDSRCIACHGCLNSPCLLKLTSYEGLARGARSVNPDGIHLFPERPVRLIDEPNVAAWRKRGFFPVVNPKAKPDERLAQSNLYRMVMAGVAHNQGTFPLKPVEAIHAKENNHTCANPSELTAWLNKNPGAGMPFALPPLNTVEVMTITDWIKDGSPGPSPEAQAALEHVSIPTTIARWEEFLNQGDPRVPLVSRYIFEHTFLAAYNFSSMPNEFFRMVRSATPPGKPIEEIVTSRPFDDPFFKDNVTKVYYRFQKMTGAVVQKSFFVWEVNDTTLHRLNELFLKPSWGSNPILNPGYASHNPFEVFRSIPAKARAQFLFENSKLIVSGMIQGPVCVGNLATYAIKDYFWAYFVKPESDPTVLDPELGMKSWDDFMNYTVSGNTDYEKAYESTLYKYKPEGYSVSDIWNGDRTNPNAWLTILRNETNATVVHGRKGGIPPTFWLVDFSGLERLYYSLVADYTYWGSTKEKLQTWTFMGFLRQEFEDNFLRLLPPQDRQQYRDKWTKGIGQELLFTMPFPGEDSPSAIKLDSQNPMNHLLSEIQAHMGPKVSGPPDPLNPAQTSEKITLPRTIPNKAAWEKAVAGLTMRTHQGFTPFLPSLTHLRINNRNEDWVYTIVANRSYAFNDVVFDENGARQPKLDTMSVYESLIGDFPNLYVEIELKEALPMLAALSKISNQEDWNAWKTRYGKLRNQPDFWKTYDWFTEWNYANREPNAGHYDLTYYDFLDSGY, from the coding sequence ATGAAACATCCAGTCTCAAAAGCCCTTGGAGGCATCCTCGCATTTTTCGTCCTCCTGGTTTCAACACTTGTGCTGCTATACAACTTTGGGCCTGACTTTAAGCCCAAATGGGACCCCTACGTTCACAAGCCTGTAAATGAGGCGAAGGTGATCTCGCCGCGAGCTCTTGAGAATGATGTCTATCTGAGTCAAATTCAGCCGATTTTTGACAGTCGATGCATCGCTTGTCACGGCTGCCTCAACTCCCCTTGCCTACTCAAACTAACCTCCTATGAAGGCCTTGCCCGCGGCGCTCGCTCAGTGAACCCCGACGGCATTCACCTCTTTCCTGAACGCCCGGTTCGGCTCATTGACGAACCCAATGTCGCGGCATGGCGCAAGCGTGGTTTTTTCCCTGTGGTCAATCCCAAGGCGAAGCCGGATGAGCGCCTCGCTCAAAGTAACCTCTACCGCATGGTCATGGCGGGAGTTGCCCACAATCAAGGAACGTTTCCACTTAAGCCAGTTGAAGCAATCCATGCGAAGGAGAACAACCACACCTGCGCCAACCCGAGCGAGCTGACTGCATGGCTCAACAAGAACCCTGGAGCAGGCATGCCTTTCGCCCTTCCACCACTCAATACGGTTGAAGTCATGACTATCACAGACTGGATCAAAGACGGCTCACCTGGCCCAAGCCCGGAGGCTCAGGCTGCGCTGGAGCATGTCAGTATTCCCACAACCATCGCTCGGTGGGAGGAATTCCTCAATCAGGGCGATCCGCGCGTTCCGCTTGTTTCCCGTTACATTTTTGAGCATACATTTCTGGCTGCCTATAATTTCAGCAGCATGCCGAATGAATTCTTCCGCATGGTACGCTCGGCTACGCCTCCGGGAAAACCAATTGAGGAAATCGTCACTTCCCGCCCCTTCGACGATCCTTTCTTCAAAGACAATGTCACCAAAGTGTATTATCGGTTTCAAAAGATGACCGGAGCCGTGGTTCAAAAGTCGTTCTTCGTCTGGGAGGTCAACGACACGACATTGCACCGCCTCAATGAGCTTTTCCTAAAACCAAGTTGGGGCAGCAATCCCATCCTGAATCCGGGCTACGCATCTCACAATCCATTTGAAGTATTCCGTAGCATTCCAGCCAAAGCACGTGCCCAATTTCTTTTTGAAAACAGCAAGCTCATCGTCAGCGGTATGATTCAGGGGCCGGTCTGCGTGGGCAACCTTGCGACCTACGCGATCAAGGATTACTTCTGGGCTTATTTCGTCAAACCCGAGTCCGACCCGACAGTCCTGGACCCTGAGCTTGGCATGAAATCATGGGATGATTTCATGAACTATACCGTATCCGGTAACACTGACTACGAAAAAGCCTACGAAAGCACCCTCTACAAATACAAGCCAGAGGGCTATTCCGTAAGTGACATCTGGAATGGAGATCGCACCAATCCGAACGCATGGTTAACCATCTTACGCAATGAGACAAATGCCACTGTCGTCCATGGGCGCAAGGGAGGCATTCCCCCAACCTTCTGGCTGGTCGATTTCAGTGGCTTGGAACGGCTTTACTACTCTCTCGTCGCTGACTACACCTATTGGGGAAGCACCAAAGAAAAACTACAGACCTGGACCTTTATGGGCTTTCTCAGGCAGGAGTTTGAAGACAACTTCCTCCGCCTGCTTCCACCTCAGGATCGTCAGCAATATCGAGACAAGTGGACCAAAGGCATCGGGCAGGAACTGCTCTTCACCATGCCTTTTCCCGGAGAAGACAGCCCATCCGCAATCAAGCTGGACAGCCAAAATCCTATGAACCATTTGCTCTCTGAAATCCAGGCCCACATGGGACCGAAAGTCAGTGGACCACCCGACCCGCTGAATCCAGCGCAGACCAGCGAAAAGATCACTTTGCCCAGAACCATTCCCAACAAGGCAGCATGGGAAAAAGCCGTCGCCGGACTCACCATGCGAACCCACCAAGGCTTTACCCCCTTTCTCCCCAGCCTGACCCATCTCCGTATCAATAACCGCAACGAAGACTGGGTCTACACCATCGTAGCCAACCGCTCTTACGCATTCAATGATGTTGTCTTTGACGAGAATGGCGCCCGACAACCCAAACTCGACACCATGAGTGTTTACGAAAGCCTGATCGGAGACTTCCCCAACCTCTACGTCGAAATCGAACTGAAAGAAGCACTCCCCATGCTCGCTGCTTTAAGCAAGATATCCAACCAGGAAGATTGGAATGCCTGGAAAACACGTTATGGAAAACTGCGTAACCAACCCGACTTCTGGAAAACCTACGATTGGTTTACGGAGTGGAATTACGCCAATCGCGAACCCAACGCCGGACACTACGACCTGACATACTACGACTTTCTGGATTCAGGGTATTAG